A single genomic interval of Bradyrhizobium sp. AZCC 1693 harbors:
- the frr gene encoding ribosome recycling factor, with protein MPTPGFDINELKRRMQGATHSLKHELGGLRTGRAAASMLEPVQVEAYGSHMPLNQLATVSVPEPRLLSVQVWDKSMVKAVEKAIVDSNLGLSPATEGQVLRLRIPELNEERRKELVKVAHKYAEAAKVAVRHVRRDGLDIVKKLEKNHEISEDDQERLANEVQKATDGTIAEIDQLLAAKEKEILTV; from the coding sequence ATGCCCACGCCCGGTTTTGACATCAACGAATTGAAGCGCCGCATGCAGGGCGCGACTCACTCGCTCAAGCATGAGCTGGGCGGCCTGCGGACCGGCCGCGCGGCGGCGTCCATGCTGGAGCCGGTGCAGGTCGAGGCTTACGGCTCCCACATGCCCCTCAACCAGCTCGCGACCGTCAGCGTGCCCGAGCCGCGCCTGCTTTCCGTGCAGGTATGGGACAAGTCGATGGTGAAGGCCGTCGAAAAGGCGATCGTCGATTCCAACCTCGGCCTGTCGCCGGCGACCGAAGGGCAGGTGCTGCGCTTGCGAATTCCCGAACTCAACGAGGAGCGGCGCAAGGAACTGGTGAAAGTCGCGCATAAATATGCCGAAGCCGCCAAGGTTGCGGTCCGCCATGTCCGTCGCGACGGGCTGGATATCGTCAAGAAGCTCGAGAAGAATCACGAGATTTCCGAAGACGATCAGGAGCGGCTCGCCAACGAGGTGCAAAAGGCGACCGACGGAACGATTGCGGAAATCGATCAGTTGCTTGCGGCGAAGGAAAAGGAAATCCTCACCGTTTGA
- the dxr gene encoding 1-deoxy-D-xylulose-5-phosphate reductoisomerase, with protein MSAVPLRNNKPVAAAARTVTVLGATGSIGDSTMDLLRGARDRYSVEALTANSNVEALAKLAKEFGARFAAIADPARLGELKDALAGTGIECGAGESAIIEAAARPADWVMAAVSGAAGLKPALAAVDRGAAVALANKECLVCAGDFFMQRAAKAGACILPADSEHNALFQALSSGNREELVRVIITASGGPFRTWAPADIEQATLEQALKHPNWSMGQKITIDSASMMNKGLEVIEASYLFALSADEIDVLVHPQSIIHGMVEFSDRSVVAQLGAPDMRIPIAHCLGWPERIVGPSARLDLAKIGQLTFEAPDFGRFPGLRLAYEALRTGRGATTVFNAANEVAVAAFIAGKIRFGSIARLVEATVNDWIRAGNLAPLSSADDAIAVDHNARNRAASLLPQIAVKGILEGWGRSLWLLSRGT; from the coding sequence ATGAGCGCAGTTCCATTGCGTAACAACAAGCCCGTGGCGGCAGCCGCGCGCACGGTCACGGTGCTGGGCGCCACTGGTTCGATCGGCGACAGCACCATGGATCTGCTGCGCGGCGCGCGGGATCGCTATTCCGTCGAGGCGCTGACCGCGAATTCCAATGTCGAAGCGCTGGCCAAGCTCGCGAAAGAATTCGGCGCGCGATTCGCGGCGATTGCCGACCCGGCGCGGCTTGGCGAACTGAAGGACGCCCTGGCAGGCACGGGCATCGAATGCGGCGCCGGCGAAAGCGCGATCATCGAGGCCGCCGCGCGTCCCGCCGACTGGGTAATGGCGGCGGTGAGCGGTGCGGCCGGGTTGAAGCCGGCGCTCGCCGCGGTCGACCGTGGCGCGGCCGTGGCGCTCGCCAACAAGGAATGCCTGGTTTGTGCCGGCGATTTCTTCATGCAGCGCGCGGCGAAAGCCGGCGCCTGCATCCTGCCGGCGGATTCCGAGCACAACGCGTTGTTTCAGGCGCTCTCTTCCGGCAATCGCGAGGAGCTGGTGCGCGTGATCATCACCGCTTCGGGCGGGCCGTTCCGCACCTGGGCGCCGGCCGACATCGAGCAGGCGACGCTGGAACAGGCCTTGAAGCATCCGAACTGGAGCATGGGCCAGAAGATCACCATCGATTCGGCGTCGATGATGAACAAGGGACTCGAAGTCATCGAGGCGTCCTACCTTTTCGCGCTCTCGGCCGACGAAATCGACGTTCTTGTCCATCCGCAGTCGATCATCCACGGTATGGTCGAATTCTCCGATCGCTCCGTGGTGGCGCAGCTCGGCGCGCCCGACATGCGCATTCCGATTGCGCACTGCCTCGGATGGCCGGAACGAATCGTTGGCCCGTCGGCGAGGCTCGATCTCGCCAAAATCGGACAGCTCACCTTCGAGGCGCCGGATTTCGGGCGGTTCCCGGGCTTGCGGCTGGCCTACGAAGCGTTACGTACGGGACGTGGTGCGACCACGGTATTCAACGCTGCCAATGAGGTGGCGGTGGCGGCGTTCATTGCCGGAAAGATCAGATTCGGGTCGATCGCACGCCTTGTCGAAGCCACCGTCAACGACTGGATTCGCGCCGGGAACCTTGCACCTTTGAGCTCGGCCGACGACGCGATTGCTGTTGACCATAACGCGCGAAACCGAGCCGCCTCCCTATTGCCTCAAATTGCCGTTAAAGGCATCCTAGAGGGTTGGGGACGGAGCCTTTGGCTCTTGTCGAGGGGAACCTGA
- the rseP gene encoding RIP metalloprotease RseP yields MSEFFLHSFNTLGHGLVGYIIPFLFVLTIVVFFHELGHFLVARWAGVKVLTFSLGFGPELVGFNDRHGTRWKISAIPLGGYVKFFGDESEASTPASAESLAGMTEEERAGSFHHKKVGARAAIVAAGPIANFILAIVIFTCLFTFFGKPSTTARVDKIEASSAAERAGFQVGDIVTAIDGKKIGSFSDMQRSVSVRAGDTLTFTVKRGDSTLQLKGTPELREVKDPFGNTQRLGILGITRATSPGEVTTEKVDPATALWLGIKETWFVVDQTLSYIGNIFTGRASADQIGGPIRIAQISGQVATLGLIPLLHLAAVLSISIGLLNLFPVPLLDGGHLLFYTAEVLRGRPLSEKSQEYGFRVGLILVLMLMVFAFYNDFHQVPWLKGLFGRS; encoded by the coding sequence ATGTCAGAGTTTTTTCTACATAGTTTCAATACGTTGGGCCACGGGCTCGTTGGCTACATCATTCCCTTTTTGTTTGTCCTGACCATCGTCGTGTTCTTCCATGAGCTCGGCCACTTCCTGGTCGCCCGATGGGCGGGCGTGAAGGTGTTAACGTTCTCGCTCGGTTTCGGGCCGGAACTTGTCGGCTTCAACGACCGTCATGGCACGCGCTGGAAGATTTCCGCGATCCCGCTTGGCGGCTATGTGAAGTTCTTCGGCGACGAATCGGAAGCGTCGACGCCCGCATCAGCCGAATCGCTCGCCGGCATGACTGAAGAGGAGCGGGCGGGCAGTTTCCATCACAAGAAAGTCGGCGCGCGGGCGGCCATCGTTGCCGCCGGTCCGATCGCGAATTTCATTCTGGCGATCGTCATCTTCACCTGTCTCTTCACCTTCTTCGGCAAACCGAGCACGACGGCGCGCGTCGACAAGATCGAAGCCAGCAGCGCCGCCGAGCGGGCAGGCTTTCAGGTTGGCGACATCGTCACCGCAATCGACGGCAAGAAGATCGGCAGCTTCTCCGACATGCAGCGCTCCGTCAGCGTTCGTGCCGGCGACACCCTGACCTTCACCGTCAAACGCGGTGATTCCACGCTGCAATTGAAGGGCACGCCGGAACTGCGCGAGGTGAAGGATCCCTTTGGGAACACACAGCGCCTCGGGATTCTCGGCATCACCCGCGCAACCTCGCCGGGCGAAGTGACGACCGAGAAGGTCGATCCGGCCACCGCGCTTTGGCTGGGAATCAAGGAAACCTGGTTCGTCGTCGACCAGACGCTCTCCTATATCGGCAACATCTTTACCGGACGGGCGAGCGCGGACCAGATCGGCGGGCCGATTCGGATCGCGCAGATTTCGGGTCAGGTGGCCACGCTGGGACTGATTCCGTTGCTTCATCTGGCAGCGGTGCTGTCCATTTCGATCGGACTGCTGAATCTGTTCCCGGTGCCGTTGCTCGATGGCGGCCATCTTTTGTTCTACACGGCCGAGGTGCTCCGGGGGCGTCCTTTGTCGGAAAAGTCCCAGGAATACGGGTTCCGAGTCGGGCTGATTTTGGTGCTGATGTTGATGGTCTTCGCCTTCTATAATGACTTCCATCAGGTGCCGTGGCTCAAGGGGCTGTTCGGGAGATCGTAG
- the bamA gene encoding outer membrane protein assembly factor BamA, with protein MMLGMRVRGALLGALIMVAVPMGGALMSVPAAAQTVASISVEGNRRVEVETIRSYFKPGPGGRLGQAQIDDGLKALIETGLFQDVRINQVGGRLVVTVVENAVIGRIAFEGNKKVKDEQLSAEIQSKPRGTFSRPMVQSDAQRIAEIYRRSGRYDVRVTPEIIEQPNNRVDLIFTVTEGTKTGVRSIEFVGNVAYSSYRLKDVIKTRESNLLSFLGGADVYDPDRVEADRDLIRRFYLKNGYADVQVIAALTEYDPDKKGFLVTFKIEEGQQYRVASVDFQTSIATLDTASMRSFSRVSVGSVYNAEALEKSVEEMQIEASRRGYAFAVVRPRGDRNFEAHTVSIVFAIDEGPRTYIERINVRGNTRTRDYVIRREFDLSEGDAYNRALVDRAERRLKNLDFFKSVKILTEPGSSTDRVILVVDLEEKSTGDFSVSGGYSTTDGALAEVSISERNFLGRGLYAKAAVTYGQYARGGSLSFVDPYLFDYRVALGLDLFYREQLANSYIAYGTKTLGFSPRLGFTLREDLALQLRYSIYQQEISLPNQLANCNNNPNNGLLAFNPSPAFVNSVGGVLPAPATDASGIGLWCYSDGEASLPVRRELQSGKALTSSVGYSLNYNTLDNNKNPTDGLLVDWKQDFAGVGGDVKYIKSAIDAKYYTPLVADIVGLIHLQGGMLNQFGGSELRMLDHFQMGPNLVRGFAPNGIGPRDINPFGTRDALGGTKYWGASFELQMPFWFLPKEVGLKGSVYADAGGLFDYKGPTSWAATGEVNVPGCIKPTQATATTGATPGTCLGLQYDDGNVVRTSVGVGIIWASPFGPLRFDYAVPLTKGQFDRVQQFKFGGGTSF; from the coding sequence ATGATGTTGGGAATGCGAGTGCGGGGGGCTCTGCTGGGCGCTCTGATCATGGTTGCCGTGCCGATGGGGGGCGCGCTTATGTCTGTGCCGGCTGCGGCGCAGACGGTGGCGTCTATATCCGTCGAGGGGAACCGGCGCGTCGAGGTCGAGACCATCCGTTCCTATTTCAAGCCAGGCCCCGGCGGCCGGCTCGGGCAGGCCCAGATCGACGACGGCCTCAAGGCCCTGATCGAGACCGGCCTGTTCCAGGACGTGCGAATCAATCAGGTGGGCGGCCGGCTGGTCGTGACCGTGGTCGAAAACGCCGTGATCGGGCGCATCGCCTTCGAAGGCAACAAGAAGGTCAAGGACGAGCAGCTTTCGGCTGAAATCCAGTCCAAGCCGCGCGGCACATTCTCGCGCCCGATGGTTCAGTCCGACGCCCAGCGCATCGCCGAAATCTACCGCCGCTCAGGCCGCTATGACGTGCGTGTGACCCCTGAAATCATCGAGCAGCCCAACAATCGCGTCGACCTGATCTTCACGGTCACCGAGGGCACCAAGACCGGCGTCAGGTCGATCGAGTTCGTCGGCAACGTCGCCTATTCGTCCTATCGCCTGAAGGACGTCATCAAGACGCGCGAATCCAACCTTCTGAGCTTCCTCGGCGGCGCCGACGTCTACGATCCCGACCGGGTCGAGGCCGACCGCGACCTGATTCGCCGCTTCTACCTCAAGAACGGTTACGCCGACGTGCAGGTGATCGCCGCGCTGACCGAGTATGACCCCGACAAGAAGGGCTTCCTCGTCACCTTCAAGATCGAGGAGGGGCAGCAATATCGCGTGGCCTCCGTCGACTTCCAGACCTCCATCGCAACCCTCGATACCGCCTCGATGCGCAGCTTCTCGCGCGTTAGCGTTGGCTCCGTCTACAATGCCGAGGCGCTTGAGAAATCCGTCGAGGAAATGCAGATCGAGGCATCGCGGCGCGGCTACGCCTTTGCCGTGGTGCGCCCGCGCGGCGATCGCAATTTCGAAGCGCACACCGTTTCGATCGTGTTCGCCATCGATGAGGGGCCGCGAACCTATATCGAGCGCATCAACGTCCGCGGCAACACCCGCACCCGCGATTACGTGATTCGCCGCGAGTTCGACCTGTCCGAAGGCGACGCCTACAACCGCGCTCTGGTCGATCGTGCCGAGCGCCGGCTGAAGAACCTCGACTTCTTCAAGAGCGTGAAGATCCTGACCGAGCCCGGCTCGTCGACCGATCGCGTGATTCTGGTTGTCGATCTCGAAGAGAAGTCGACCGGCGACTTCTCGGTGTCGGGCGGCTATTCGACCACCGACGGTGCGCTGGCCGAAGTCAGCATTTCCGAGCGCAACTTCCTCGGCCGTGGCCTGTATGCGAAGGCGGCCGTGACCTACGGTCAGTACGCGCGCGGCGGTTCGCTGTCGTTCGTCGACCCCTATCTGTTCGACTATCGCGTCGCGCTCGGCCTCGACTTGTTCTATCGCGAGCAATTGGCCAACAGCTATATTGCTTACGGCACCAAGACGCTCGGCTTCAGCCCGCGGCTCGGCTTCACCTTGCGGGAAGATCTCGCGCTTCAGTTGCGCTACTCGATCTATCAGCAGGAAATCTCGCTGCCGAACCAACTCGCGAACTGTAACAACAATCCGAACAATGGGCTGCTCGCATTCAACCCGTCACCGGCGTTTGTGAACTCGGTCGGTGGGGTTCTGCCGGCTCCGGCGACTGACGCCTCCGGCATCGGCCTGTGGTGCTACAGCGACGGCGAAGCCTCGCTGCCGGTCCGCAGGGAACTGCAGAGCGGCAAGGCGTTGACCTCGTCGGTCGGCTACTCGCTGAACTACAACACGCTGGACAACAACAAGAACCCGACCGACGGCTTGCTGGTCGACTGGAAGCAGGACTTCGCCGGCGTCGGCGGCGACGTGAAGTACATCAAGTCCGCGATCGACGCGAAGTACTACACCCCCCTGGTCGCCGATATCGTCGGCCTGATCCATCTCCAGGGCGGCATGCTGAACCAGTTCGGCGGCAGCGAGCTGCGCATGCTCGATCACTTCCAGATGGGTCCGAACCTCGTTCGCGGCTTTGCGCCGAACGGCATCGGTCCGCGCGATATCAACCCGTTCGGCACGCGTGACGCGCTCGGCGGCACCAAGTACTGGGGCGCTTCGTTCGAATTGCAGATGCCGTTCTGGTTCCTGCCGAAGGAAGTCGGGCTCAAGGGTTCGGTCTATGCCGACGCCGGTGGACTGTTCGACTACAAGGGGCCGACGTCGTGGGCGGCGACGGGTGAGGTCAACGTGCCCGGTTGTATCAAGCCGACCCAGGCGACAGCGACGACGGGGGCCACTCCGGGAACCTGTCTGGGACTGCAGTATGACGACGGCAACGTGGTCCGCACCTCGGTGGGCGTCGGCATCATCTGGGCTTCGCCGTTCGGACCGCTGCGCTTCGACTATGCGGTTCCGCTTACGAAGGGTCAGTTTGACCGCGTGCAGCAATTCAAGTTTGGCGGCGGCACATCGTTCTAA
- a CDS encoding isoprenyl transferase, with amino-acid sequence MPNAAAPATEGPDRSVPLHVAIIMDGNGRWAAARGLPRAEGHRRGVEALRRVVRAAHELGVLYLTIFSFSSENWSRPATEIGDLFGLLRRFIRNDLATLHRDGVRVRVIGEREGLEPDICTLLNEAEELTRANTKLNLVVAFNYGSRQEIAGAARRLAREVAEGKRDPASIDADTLGRYLDAPDIPDPDLIIRTSGEQRLSNFLMWQAAYSELVFVPIHWPDFDKAALESAIAEYARRERRFGGLAAKTGS; translated from the coding sequence ATGCCGAACGCCGCCGCCCCCGCCACGGAAGGACCGGATCGATCCGTCCCGTTGCATGTGGCGATCATCATGGACGGAAACGGGCGCTGGGCGGCAGCGCGCGGCTTGCCGCGTGCCGAAGGCCACCGCCGCGGCGTCGAGGCGCTGCGCCGCGTGGTTCGCGCCGCCCATGAACTCGGCGTGCTTTACCTCACGATCTTTTCGTTCAGCTCAGAGAACTGGTCGCGGCCGGCGACCGAAATCGGCGACCTGTTCGGACTGCTCCGCCGCTTCATCCGCAACGATCTGGCAACGCTGCATCGCGACGGCGTGCGGGTGCGCGTGATCGGGGAGCGGGAAGGGCTGGAGCCCGATATCTGCACGCTCCTGAACGAAGCCGAGGAACTGACCAGGGCCAACACCAAGCTCAATCTCGTGGTCGCCTTCAACTACGGATCGCGCCAGGAGATCGCGGGCGCCGCGCGACGGCTGGCGCGCGAAGTGGCGGAGGGCAAGCGCGATCCGGCATCGATCGACGCCGATACGCTCGGCCGCTATCTCGATGCGCCCGACATTCCCGATCCTGACCTGATCATCCGCACCAGCGGCGAGCAGCGGCTGTCGAACTTCCTGATGTGGCAGGCGGCCTATAGCGAACTCGTGTTCGTGCCGATCCACTGGCCGGATTTCGACAAGGCCGCGCTGGAAAGCGCCATTGCCGAATACGCCAGACGGGAACGCCGTTTCGGCGGTCTGGCCGCGAAAACCGGATCGTGA
- a CDS encoding phosphatidate cytidylyltransferase has protein sequence MTEREAAPAAASPPDSRNLSMRIAAAAVLIPLAVAIAYAGGWLWAALVTLAAIGLFVEWLAIVGLAGATRVTVPGVAALAIAGLCFAIGRLDAALIVLGVGFVAVVSIAPERRSWAAAGFLYAAAAEIASVLVRLDPVKGFAALMFVLLIVWVTDSGGYFAGRGIGGPKLWPRVSPKKTWAGAVGGLAASLAVACGFAAFDLGKIGPLLMLSGALSVVSQLGDLFESAVKRRFGVKDSSHIIPGHGGLMDRLDGFIAAVVVAALFGLLRGGADGVGRGLMVW, from the coding sequence GTGACCGAACGCGAGGCCGCGCCGGCGGCAGCAAGCCCGCCCGATTCGCGCAATCTCTCAATGCGCATCGCCGCCGCCGCCGTGCTGATTCCGCTTGCGGTCGCGATCGCCTATGCGGGCGGCTGGCTGTGGGCTGCGCTGGTGACGCTGGCTGCCATCGGCCTGTTCGTCGAATGGCTCGCGATCGTCGGTCTCGCCGGTGCTACTCGCGTGACGGTGCCCGGTGTGGCCGCGCTTGCTATCGCCGGGCTTTGTTTTGCGATTGGCCGGCTCGATGCCGCGCTGATCGTGCTCGGCGTCGGCTTCGTTGCGGTGGTGTCGATCGCGCCGGAGCGGCGAAGCTGGGCGGCGGCGGGATTTTTGTACGCGGCAGCGGCCGAGATCGCCTCGGTGCTGGTGCGTCTCGATCCCGTCAAGGGATTCGCCGCGCTGATGTTCGTGCTGCTGATAGTATGGGTGACCGACAGCGGCGGCTATTTCGCCGGCCGCGGCATTGGCGGGCCGAAACTGTGGCCGCGCGTCAGCCCGAAAAAGACCTGGGCGGGCGCCGTCGGCGGGTTGGCCGCGAGCCTCGCCGTGGCGTGCGGATTTGCCGCGTTCGATCTGGGCAAAATCGGGCCGTTATTGATGCTTTCCGGAGCCCTTTCGGTCGTTTCGCAGCTCGGCGATCTCTTCGAATCCGCCGTGAAGCGGCGTTTTGGCGTAAAGGACTCAAGTCACATTATTCCCGGCCACGGCGGGCTAATGGATCGCCTGGATGGATTTATCGCAGCCGTCGTCGTGGCGGCTCTTTTCGGTCTTCTGCGGGGCGGCGCCGATGGCGTCGGCCGCGGTCTTATGGTTTGGTGA
- the tsf gene encoding translation elongation factor Ts has protein sequence MATITAAMVKELRESTGAGMMDCKAALTETNGDMTAAQDWLRKKGLSKAAKKAGRVAAEGLIGVVTSGVKGVVVEVNSETDFVARNEQFQGLVKMIAQVALHNGADVEKIKAAKVGDVTVETAISDAIATIGENMSLRRAASLEVGKGVVSSYVHGAVTDGAGKMGVLVALESAGKTDELAHLGRQLAMHVAATNPQALDPSGLDPAIVTREKDVLADKYRQQGKPENVIEKIVESGLKTYYKEVCLLEQAFIHDEKGKSVAQAVKEAEGKIGAPVKIAGFVRYALGEGIEKQESDFAAEVAAASGKK, from the coding sequence ATGGCAACGATCACTGCGGCGATGGTCAAGGAACTGCGCGAGTCGACCGGCGCAGGCATGATGGACTGCAAGGCAGCGCTGACCGAAACCAACGGCGACATGACGGCCGCGCAGGATTGGCTGCGCAAGAAGGGCCTGTCGAAGGCTGCCAAGAAGGCCGGCCGCGTCGCGGCGGAAGGCCTGATCGGCGTGGTGACCTCAGGCGTCAAGGGCGTCGTGGTCGAGGTCAACTCGGAGACCGATTTCGTTGCGCGCAACGAGCAGTTCCAGGGCCTCGTCAAGATGATCGCCCAGGTCGCGTTGCACAACGGCGCCGACGTCGAGAAGATCAAGGCCGCCAAGGTCGGTGACGTCACGGTCGAGACCGCGATTTCGGACGCGATCGCGACGATCGGCGAGAACATGTCGCTGCGCCGTGCGGCTTCGCTCGAAGTCGGCAAGGGCGTGGTGTCGAGCTATGTCCACGGCGCCGTGACCGACGGGGCCGGCAAGATGGGCGTGCTGGTCGCGCTCGAATCGGCCGGCAAGACCGATGAGCTCGCCCATCTCGGCCGTCAGCTTGCGATGCACGTGGCCGCGACCAATCCGCAGGCGCTGGATCCGTCCGGCCTCGACCCGGCGATCGTGACGCGCGAAAAGGACGTGCTGGCCGACAAGTATCGCCAGCAGGGCAAGCCGGAGAACGTGATCGAGAAGATCGTCGAGTCTGGCCTGAAGACCTATTACAAGGAAGTCTGCCTGCTGGAGCAGGCGTTCATCCATGACGAAAAGGGCAAGTCGGTCGCGCAGGCGGTGAAGGAAGCCGAAGGCAAGATCGGTGCGCCGGTGAAGATTGCCGGATTTGTGCGCTATGCTCTCGGCGAGGGAATCGAAAAGCAGGAATCCGATTTCGCAGCCGAGGTCGCAGCCGCCAGCGGCAAGAAGTAA
- the pyrH gene encoding UMP kinase yields MAEPVYRRVVIKLSGEYLAGSHFFGIDQPTVDRIADDLIAAKKLGVEVAVVIGGGNIVRGVEVSSRGVSRPTGDTMGMLATMMNCLALEAAIERKGTPARTLSAFVMPEISELFTRSAAHKYLADGRIVLLGGGTGNPFFTTDTTAVLRAAEIGAQAVLKATNVDGVYSADPKKDPQAKRFDRLTHSQAIAGDYKVMDATAFALARETSLPIIVFSIAEPGSIGAILRGTGHGTVVAG; encoded by the coding sequence ATGGCTGAGCCGGTCTATCGTCGCGTCGTGATCAAGCTCTCGGGCGAGTATCTCGCCGGCAGCCACTTCTTCGGTATCGACCAGCCTACCGTTGACCGCATCGCCGACGATCTGATCGCGGCCAAGAAGCTCGGCGTCGAGGTGGCCGTCGTGATCGGCGGCGGCAACATCGTTCGCGGCGTGGAAGTCTCCTCGCGCGGCGTGTCGCGCCCGACCGGCGACACCATGGGCATGCTCGCCACCATGATGAACTGCCTGGCGCTCGAGGCGGCGATCGAGCGCAAGGGGACGCCGGCGCGGACCCTGTCGGCGTTCGTGATGCCCGAGATTTCCGAGCTGTTCACCCGCAGTGCAGCGCACAAATACCTCGCCGACGGGCGAATCGTGCTGCTTGGCGGCGGAACTGGCAACCCGTTCTTCACCACCGACACCACAGCGGTGTTGCGGGCAGCCGAGATCGGGGCGCAGGCGGTGCTCAAGGCCACCAATGTCGACGGCGTTTACAGCGCCGACCCCAAAAAGGACCCGCAGGCCAAGCGTTTCGATCGCCTGACGCATTCGCAGGCGATCGCCGGCGACTACAAGGTGATGGATGCGACCGCATTCGCGCTTGCCCGCGAGACGTCACTGCCTATCATCGTATTCTCGATCGCCGAGCCGGGTTCGATCGGCGCGATCCTGCGCGGGACCGGCCACGGCACGGTGGTCGCTGGCTAA
- the lpxD gene encoding UDP-3-O-(3-hydroxymyristoyl)glucosamine N-acyltransferase: MAQPIFFKQHPSSTLAELAALTGAVLVDPARGGLVIRGLASLDEAGPMHLAFFDNLKYADQLKATKAGACLVSPRFEAQVPAHVAVLRATQPFRAFVKLAREWHADALRPQSWFDNDGIAPSAIIDPSAHLEDGVIVDPLAVIGPRVEIGAGTVIGAGAVIGADVKIGRDCNVGARTAIQFSLIGNNVLIHPACSIGQDGYGFIFFGPEGHIKVPQTGRVLIQNNVEVGAGTTIDRGSLRDTVIGEGTKIDNQVQIGHNVTIGRHCLLAAQIGLAGSLTIGDNVALGAKVGINNHLKIGDGAQVTAMSAVKDDIPPNGRWGGHFAKPTKQWFREIIAVERLVQGGTADPKGEGRE, encoded by the coding sequence ATGGCGCAGCCGATATTCTTCAAGCAACACCCTTCCTCGACGCTCGCCGAACTGGCCGCGTTGACGGGAGCGGTATTGGTCGACCCCGCTCGCGGCGGCCTGGTGATCAGGGGCCTCGCTTCGCTCGACGAAGCCGGTCCCATGCATCTGGCGTTTTTCGACAACCTCAAATACGCCGATCAGCTCAAGGCGACCAAGGCTGGCGCCTGCCTGGTCAGCCCGCGCTTCGAGGCCCAGGTGCCCGCCCATGTGGCCGTGCTGCGGGCCACCCAGCCGTTCCGCGCCTTCGTCAAGCTGGCGCGCGAATGGCACGCCGATGCGCTTCGGCCGCAATCCTGGTTCGACAATGACGGCATCGCGCCCTCGGCCATCATCGATCCGTCCGCCCATCTGGAGGACGGCGTCATCGTCGATCCACTGGCGGTGATCGGCCCCAGGGTCGAGATCGGCGCCGGGACCGTGATCGGCGCCGGCGCGGTGATCGGCGCCGACGTCAAGATCGGCCGCGACTGCAATGTCGGCGCCCGCACCGCGATCCAGTTCTCCCTGATCGGCAACAACGTCCTGATCCATCCTGCCTGCAGCATCGGGCAGGACGGCTACGGTTTCATCTTCTTCGGCCCCGAGGGCCACATCAAGGTGCCGCAGACCGGCCGCGTCCTGATCCAGAACAATGTCGAGGTCGGCGCCGGCACCACCATCGACCGCGGCAGCCTGCGGGATACGGTGATCGGAGAGGGCACCAAAATCGACAATCAGGTCCAGATCGGCCACAATGTGACCATCGGCAGGCACTGCCTGCTCGCGGCCCAGATCGGGCTCGCGGGCAGCCTGACGATCGGTGACAACGTCGCGCTGGGCGCGAAGGTGGGCATCAACAACCACCTCAAGATCGGCGACGGCGCCCAGGTAACGGCCATGAGCGCGGTCAAGGACGACATACCGCCCAATGGCCGCTGGGGCGGTCACTTTGCCAAACCGACCAAGCAGTGGTTCAGGGAGATTATTGCGGTGGAGCGACTGGTGCAGGGCGGCACGGCCGATCCGAAAGGCGAGGGGCGGGAGTGA